The Klebsiella aerogenes KCTC 2190 region ATCGTGCGCATGCTGCGCGCCGCCAATAAAGGGATGCCGATCCTGCTGCTCACCGCGCTTGGCACTATCGAGCATCGGGTGAAGGGGCTGGAGCTGGGCGCCGACGACTATCTGGTGAAGCCCTTTGCTTTTGCGGAACTGCTGGCGCGGGTGCGCACTCTGCTGCGTCGCGGGGCGGCGGTAATAGTAGAAAGCCAGTTTCAGGCGGCCGATCTCAGCGTTGATTTGGTCAGCCGCAAGGTGACGCGTGGCGCGACTCGTATCACCCTGACCAGCAAAGAGTTTACCCTGCTGGAGTTCTTCTTGCGCCATCAGGGCGAGGTGCTACCCCGTTCGCTGATCGCGTCGCAGGTGTGGGATATGAATTTCGACAGCGACACTAACGCTATCGACGTGGCAGTGAAGCGGCTGCGCGCCAAAATCGATAACGACTTCGAGCCGAAGCTTATCCAGACCGTGCGCGGCGTCGGCTATATGCTTGAGGTGCCGGATGGCCGCTAAGCGCCCCTTTTCGTTGGCCACCCGGCTCACCTTCTTTATTAGCCTCGCCACCATCATCGCCTTCTTTGCCTTCACCTGGATCATGATCCATTCGGTGAAGGCCCACTTTGAAGAGCGCGACGTTCACGATCTCAAGCAGCTCAGCACCACGCTTGAGACGGTGCTCAACCACGCCGACTACCCGCAGGCGCGGCGGCTGGAGATCTTAAAAAACGTGATTGGCGGCTACGCTAACGTCTTTATCTGTCTGGATGATGCCGAGGGCAATATTCTGTTTCAGTCGCCAAACGGCCCGGAACTCAGCCATATAATGAGCACGCCGGGGCTGGCGATGAAGTTGCGCGATGGTAATGTGATTTCATGGACTGACCCGCAGCCGCGGGAAATGGTTCATGATAATCATCAAATGGAGACTCGCTCCTGGCGGCTAATCATGTTGCCGCTGGGCAAGCAGGCAGATGGCAAACCGGCCTGGCATCTGCTGATGGCCTTATCGATCGATTTTCACCTGCACTATATTAATGAACTCAAAGCGAAGCTGATTTCCGCGGCGGCGATAATCAGCCTGCTGATTATCGCCATCGTGCTGTTTGTAGTCTATCAGGGGCATAAGCCGATTCGCCAAATCAGCCGCCAGATCCAGAATATTACCTCGCGGGATCTTGATGTGCGCCTTGACCCGCAGGCGGTGCCCATTGAGCTGGAACGGCTGGCGCTGTCGTTTAACCATATGCTGGAGCGCATAGAGGATGTCTTTACTCGCCAGTCGAACTTTTCCGCCGATATCGCCCATGAAATCCGTACGCCGATTACCAACCTGGTCACGCAAACCGAAATCGCCTTAAGCCAGAGCCGCAGCCAGCAGGAGCTGGAAGAGGTGCTCTATTCCAATCTCGAAGAGTTCTCGCGCATGTCGCGGATGGTCAGCGATATGCTGTTCCTTGCCCAGGCCGATAATAACCAGCTGATCCCTGAACAGCGTGCGCTGGATCTGGCCGAGGAAGTGAATAAGGTGTTTGAGTTCTTTGAAGCGTGGGCGGAAGAAAAAGAGGTGGCGCTGCGTTTTGTCGGTAGCCACTGCCGGGTGATTGGCGACCCGCTGATGCTGCGGCGGGCAATCAGCAACCTGCTGTCGAACGCGATTCGCTATACGCCGGCCGGGCAGGCGGTGACCATTCAGTTGAGCGAAAGCGCCGAGAAGATTCGCCTGGTGGTGGAGAACCCCGGCGCGCCGATTGCCGCCGCGCATCTGCCACGCCTGTTTGATCGTTTCTATCGCGTCGACCCCTCGCGCCAGCGCAAAGGCGAGGGCAGCGGCATCGGTCTGGCGATTGTAAAATCGATTGTCAGCGCTCACCACGGCAGCGTAGCGGTGCAGTCCGATCTGCGCTCCACTCGCTTTATTATCGTGTTGCCGAAATATGCGCAATAACGGCTGAAAGCAAGCGGGCAGCGCCAGGCGGCTGCCCGCAGTATTACCGTTCTCTTACTCTTCGAAATACCAGTAGCCCTGATTAATCAGGCGCGTCAGTTCGCTAACGAACGCCGGATTTTTCAGGCCGCTGCCGAGCTCTTCTTGACCTAACGAGGTATAGCGACATAGCGCATCGAGCGCGCCGGCATCGGTAGTGTCGAGTTGTTCGCTATGCACGAAGAAGCTGTCGCCGATATGCAGAACGCGCAGGCCGCTCAGGCGAGAAAGCTTTTCCCCGCCCAGCAGCGCATCGACCACTTCCTCTTCTTCATATGCCGGTTCCGCTGGCGCAATATCCAGCTCATGACGTGGCGTGGTGACGAAACTGCCGAACCACTGCTTGAAGTCTTCGGGTTGGCGAATCATGTCGATCATCATGTTGCGCAGACGGTCGAGTTCATACTCTTCAACCCGGCCCGGATGGTCGCGGCAGGTGAGGTCCGGATCGCTGTAGTGTTCGCCGCCGAGGTCGTTTTCCAGCACATAGTCGGCGAAGCTGCTGATCAGGTCGCGGCCGTTTGGCCCACGGAAGCCGACGGAGTAGTTCAGTGCCGTTTCGTGGGTCACTCCGTCGTGTGGGAATCCAGGCGGAATATAGAGGATGTCGCCCGGCTCCAGATCTTCATCAATAATCGGCGGGAACGGATCAACGTGCAGCAGCGCCGGATGTGGACAGAACTGACGCATCGGCAGCTTGTCACCCACGCGCCAGCGGCGGCTGCCCATGCCCTGAATAATAAAGACGTCATACTGATCGATATGTGGGCCAACGCCGCCGCCAGGAACGGAGAAGGAGATCATCAGATCGTCTAAACGCCAGTCCGGCAGTACGCGGAATGGGCGCACCAGTTCGGCGGCAGGCATATGCCAGTGGTTTACCGCCTGGGCCAGCAAGGACCAGCCGTTTTCACCCAGCCCATCGAAATGTTCAAAAGGACCGTTACTGGCCTGCCACTTACCGTTGACCAGGCTGACCAGCCGGCTATCGACTTCCGGTTCCATGGCTAACCCGGCCAGCTCGTCTGGCGTAATGGGGTCGATGAAGTTAGGGAACGCCTTCTTTAATACGACCGGCTGCTTTTGCCAGTACTTCTCTAAGAACTCGGGCCAGTTAATGTTGAGTTGATAAGCCATAGATTATTACCAGTAGGAAGAAACGGCTCTGATTATAGAAAGGAGGGAAAGCGTGGCGCTTTGTCATGGGTCAAGAGTGATGCTTAATTCACCATTAGCGTTATGAGGGCGTCGGCAGAGCGAGAAAAATCACTTTTCCGCAAAAAACGATTTTGACTGTTACTACGCTACAAGCCGCATAAACACTGGGTTTTCGCATTTATATATCAAGAAGGATAAACGTGAAAAGTGTAATTAATGAGCGCTTGATAAGTTTTTTGTATTTTAAGGCTTGCTATATCTCAGCAGCTCCCTATAATGCGCACCCACTGACACGGCAGATGTGAATCACTTCACACAAACAGCCGGTTCGGTTGAAGAGAAAAATTCTGAAATTCAGGGTTGACTCTGAAAGAGGAAAGCGTAATATACGCCACCTCGCGACAGAGCGCTAAAGCGCGTCGCAACTGCTCTTTAACAATTTATCAGACAATCTGTGTGGGCACTCAAAGTGACATGGATTCTTAACGTCCTCGGACGAAAAATGAATACCAAGTCTCTGAGTGAACATACGTAATTCATTACGAAGTTTAATTCACGAGCATCAAACTTAAATTGAAGAGTTTGATCATGGCTCAGATTGAACGCTGGCGGCAGGCCTAACACATGCAAGTCGAGCGGTAGCACAGAGAGCTTGCTCTCGGGTGACGAGCGGCGGACGGGTGAGTAATGTCTGGGAAACTGCCTGATGGAGGGGGATAACTACTGGAAACGGTAGCTAATACCGCATAACGTCGCAAGACCAAAGTGGGGGACCTTCGGGCCTCATGCCATCAGATGTGCCCAGATGGGATTAGCTAGTAGGTGGGGTAATGGCTCACCTAGGCGACGATCCCTAGCTGGTCTGAGAGGATGACCAGCCACACTGGAACTGAGACACGGTCCAGACTCCTACGGGAGGCAGCAGTGGGGAATATTGCACAATGGGCGCAAGCCTGATGCAGCCATGCCGCGTGTATGAAGAAGGCCTTCGGGTTGTAAAGTACTTTCAGCGAGGAGGAAGGCGTTAAGGTTAATAACCTTGGCGATTGACGTTACTCGCAGAAGAAGCACCGGCTAACTCCGTGCCAGCAGCCGCGGTAATACGGAGGGTGCAAGCGTTAATCGGAATTACTGGGCGTAAAGCGCACGCAGGCGGTCTGTCAAGTCGGATGTGAAATCCCCGGGCTCAACCTGGGAACTGCATTCGAAACTGGCAGGCTAGAGTCTTGTAGAGGGGGGTAGAATTCCAGGTGTAGCGGTGAAATGCGTAGAGATCTGGAGGAATACCGGTGGCGAAGGCGGCCCCCTGGACAAAGACTGACGCTCAGGTGCGAAAGCGTGGGGAGCAAACAGGATTAGATACCCTGGTAGTCCACGCCGTAAACGATGTCGACTTGGAGGTTGTGCCCTTGAGGCGTGGCTTCCGGAGCTAACGCGTTAAGTCGACCGCCTGGGGAGTACGGCCGCAAGGTTAAAACTCAAATGAATTGACGGGGGCCCGCACAAGCGGTGGAGCATGTGGTTTAATTCGATGCAACGCGAAGAACCTTACCTACTCTTGACATCCAGAG contains the following coding sequences:
- a CDS encoding cupin domain-containing protein, whose product is MAYQLNINWPEFLEKYWQKQPVVLKKAFPNFIDPITPDELAGLAMEPEVDSRLVSLVNGKWQASNGPFEHFDGLGENGWSLLAQAVNHWHMPAAELVRPFRVLPDWRLDDLMISFSVPGGGVGPHIDQYDVFIIQGMGSRRWRVGDKLPMRQFCPHPALLHVDPFPPIIDEDLEPGDILYIPPGFPHDGVTHETALNYSVGFRGPNGRDLISSFADYVLENDLGGEHYSDPDLTCRDHPGRVEEYELDRLRNMMIDMIRQPEDFKQWFGSFVTTPRHELDIAPAEPAYEEEEVVDALLGGEKLSRLSGLRVLHIGDSFFVHSEQLDTTDAGALDALCRYTSLGQEELGSGLKNPAFVSELTRLINQGYWYFEE
- the cusR gene encoding copper response regulator transcription factor CusR encodes the protein MKILIVEDEKKTGEYLTKGLTEAGFVVDLADNGLNGYHLAMTSDYDLLILDIMLPDVNGWDIVRMLRAANKGMPILLLTALGTIEHRVKGLELGADDYLVKPFAFAELLARVRTLLRRGAAVIVESQFQAADLSVDLVSRKVTRGATRITLTSKEFTLLEFFLRHQGEVLPRSLIASQVWDMNFDSDTNAIDVAVKRLRAKIDNDFEPKLIQTVRGVGYMLEVPDGR
- a CDS encoding Cu(+)/Ag(+) sensor histidine kinase yields the protein MAAKRPFSLATRLTFFISLATIIAFFAFTWIMIHSVKAHFEERDVHDLKQLSTTLETVLNHADYPQARRLEILKNVIGGYANVFICLDDAEGNILFQSPNGPELSHIMSTPGLAMKLRDGNVISWTDPQPREMVHDNHQMETRSWRLIMLPLGKQADGKPAWHLLMALSIDFHLHYINELKAKLISAAAIISLLIIAIVLFVVYQGHKPIRQISRQIQNITSRDLDVRLDPQAVPIELERLALSFNHMLERIEDVFTRQSNFSADIAHEIRTPITNLVTQTEIALSQSRSQQELEEVLYSNLEEFSRMSRMVSDMLFLAQADNNQLIPEQRALDLAEEVNKVFEFFEAWAEEKEVALRFVGSHCRVIGDPLMLRRAISNLLSNAIRYTPAGQAVTIQLSESAEKIRLVVENPGAPIAAAHLPRLFDRFYRVDPSRQRKGEGSGIGLAIVKSIVSAHHGSVAVQSDLRSTRFIIVLPKYAQ